The following are from one region of the Shinella sp. PSBB067 genome:
- a CDS encoding FAD-dependent oxidoreductase, which produces MTVNKPISSAGPRETARPSPPERPYQSEYDVVVVGAGGGGLPTALFSRWLGNSVVILEKADEIGGTARKAAFWYWVPNNRPMRELGIADPKEDAIRLMARLSRPQGYNPDDPKFGMTDWEYAAFEAIYDSASPAAELLAERNALPYRHCPDVVDYWAELPENKATKGRVLLPLGANETMSDGGKVAIETMSAAAVRDGVEIRTAHRVQRVIRREDGEIVGVEASTPGGTTRIRARKAVIFVTGGFTHDTTFRRNYLHAPVFPGCGARSNEGDLIPIATSLGAQLRNMNYAWMCPAPLERILDNNPGLIGTFSSPGDSMIWVNTAGKRVANEKLAYNEMAQVFFQWDGATSSYPNLALIAIWDRHSQKNCASVDYGRYIVPEGTDDRHVIKADTLEGLKTAIADRLEKHKALTGGLSLDKDFLKNLDATIERFNRFAEAGKDDDFRRGERKIEVQFNGPVGDDAGSNPTMYPISDTGPYYATLMTGATLDTKGGPMTTVDGHILDDTGMPIPGLFGVGNCVASASGRSYWAGGATLGPILAFAYRAAGAANAQPVRTFSTAAQAAE; this is translated from the coding sequence ATGACGGTGAACAAGCCAATCAGCAGTGCCGGGCCAAGGGAGACGGCCAGGCCGAGCCCCCCGGAACGCCCGTATCAATCCGAGTACGACGTGGTCGTCGTGGGTGCAGGCGGCGGCGGACTGCCGACTGCGCTGTTCTCCCGCTGGCTGGGCAACAGCGTGGTGATTCTGGAGAAGGCGGACGAGATCGGAGGCACGGCACGCAAGGCCGCCTTCTGGTACTGGGTTCCGAACAACAGGCCCATGCGCGAGCTCGGCATTGCCGACCCCAAGGAAGACGCCATCCGCCTGATGGCGAGACTGTCGCGTCCTCAGGGTTACAATCCCGATGACCCGAAATTCGGCATGACCGATTGGGAATATGCGGCGTTCGAGGCCATCTACGACAGTGCCTCCCCCGCGGCGGAACTGCTGGCGGAACGAAACGCCCTGCCGTATCGGCATTGCCCCGACGTCGTGGACTACTGGGCCGAACTGCCGGAGAACAAGGCCACCAAGGGGCGCGTTCTTCTTCCGCTCGGCGCCAACGAGACGATGTCCGACGGCGGCAAGGTCGCCATCGAGACGATGTCCGCGGCTGCGGTCCGCGACGGTGTGGAAATCCGTACCGCGCATCGCGTCCAGCGCGTCATTCGTCGCGAGGACGGCGAGATCGTGGGCGTCGAAGCGTCGACGCCGGGCGGAACGACAAGAATTCGCGCCCGCAAGGCGGTGATCTTCGTCACCGGAGGCTTCACGCACGACACCACCTTCCGGCGCAACTATCTGCACGCGCCGGTCTTTCCCGGCTGCGGGGCGCGATCGAACGAGGGCGACCTCATTCCCATCGCGACAAGCCTCGGCGCGCAGCTCCGGAACATGAATTACGCCTGGATGTGCCCTGCTCCGCTGGAGCGGATCCTGGATAACAATCCCGGCCTGATCGGAACGTTCTCTTCTCCGGGGGACTCGATGATATGGGTCAACACGGCGGGCAAGCGCGTCGCCAACGAGAAACTGGCCTATAACGAAATGGCGCAGGTCTTCTTTCAATGGGACGGCGCGACCAGTTCCTATCCCAATCTCGCACTGATCGCGATCTGGGACCGGCACAGCCAGAAGAACTGCGCAAGTGTCGACTACGGCCGCTACATCGTTCCGGAAGGCACGGACGATCGGCACGTGATCAAGGCCGATACCCTCGAAGGCCTGAAGACCGCGATCGCCGACAGGCTGGAAAAGCACAAGGCGCTCACCGGCGGCCTGAGCCTGGACAAGGACTTCTTGAAGAACCTCGACGCCACGATCGAACGTTTCAATCGGTTCGCCGAAGCCGGCAAGGACGACGACTTCAGACGCGGCGAGCGAAAGATCGAAGTGCAGTTCAACGGGCCGGTCGGAGACGACGCCGGAAGCAACCCGACCATGTATCCGATCAGCGATACGGGGCCTTACTATGCGACCCTGATGACCGGCGCGACGCTCGACACCAAGGGCGGACCGATGACGACGGTCGACGGCCACATTCTCGACGACACCGGCATGCCGATCCCCGGCCTCTTCGGGGTCGGCAACTGCGTGGCCTCCGCGTCCGGCCGATCCTATTGGGCCGGCGGAGCGACCCTGGGGCCGATCCTCGCATTCGCCTACCGGGCAGCCGGCGCGGCGAATGCGCAGCCTGTCAGAACGTTTTCAACGGCCGCCCAGGCGGCCGAATAA
- a CDS encoding substrate-binding domain-containing protein, whose product MRGTALTSMVAVGLAMAPGAFAADVSPKKVGSVDELQDMKDFCGTKPIRVALSDGNGGNSWRRITLAELRDEASKCPNITEVKYTDGQGNPQKQIADIQGLAAQKYDVIVVNPDSGEALIRTMRQATKAGSAVVPFTVGETFAGEPGKDYLAAVTESVVNGGKLNAEWVAKQLSGKGNVIVFGGSPGNNFTNTLKAAWTEVWAKYPGIKVLEGPIDTNWDPAQYQQIMAGLLAKYPQIDAVYSDYGTGSVGALRAFVAAGRKIPVWSSGDANELGCFWKDHVADNPDFKLATWSSRTWLSRLALRKGVAAAEGIDNAEPSILNLPMEEDSTDPALQPKCDASLPPDAILSSKLSKEQLAELFK is encoded by the coding sequence ATGAGAGGAACTGCGCTAACATCGATGGTGGCTGTCGGTCTTGCCATGGCGCCGGGTGCGTTCGCGGCGGACGTGTCGCCGAAGAAGGTCGGCTCCGTCGACGAGCTTCAGGACATGAAGGATTTCTGCGGCACGAAGCCGATCCGGGTTGCTCTGTCCGACGGCAATGGCGGGAACTCCTGGCGCCGCATCACCCTTGCGGAGCTGCGCGACGAGGCGTCGAAATGCCCCAACATCACGGAAGTGAAGTACACCGACGGGCAGGGCAATCCGCAGAAGCAAATCGCCGACATCCAGGGCCTCGCCGCGCAGAAATACGACGTCATCGTCGTCAATCCGGATTCCGGCGAGGCGCTCATCCGCACCATGCGCCAGGCGACGAAGGCCGGGTCGGCCGTCGTGCCCTTCACCGTGGGCGAAACCTTCGCCGGGGAGCCGGGTAAGGACTATCTGGCGGCCGTGACCGAAAGCGTCGTCAACGGTGGGAAGCTGAACGCGGAGTGGGTCGCAAAGCAGCTGAGCGGCAAGGGCAACGTGATCGTCTTCGGCGGCTCGCCGGGGAACAACTTCACGAACACGCTGAAGGCCGCCTGGACCGAGGTCTGGGCGAAGTACCCCGGCATCAAGGTCCTCGAAGGGCCTATCGATACCAATTGGGATCCGGCACAGTATCAGCAGATCATGGCAGGCCTGCTGGCCAAGTATCCGCAGATCGACGCGGTCTACAGCGACTACGGGACCGGCTCCGTCGGGGCGCTCAGAGCATTCGTGGCCGCCGGCAGGAAGATTCCGGTCTGGTCGTCCGGCGACGCGAACGAGCTGGGTTGCTTCTGGAAGGACCATGTCGCCGACAACCCCGACTTCAAGCTCGCAACCTGGTCCTCCCGCACCTGGCTCTCGCGCCTTGCCCTGCGTAAGGGCGTGGCCGCGGCTGAGGGCATCGACAATGCCGAGCCCTCGATCCTGAACCTGCCGATGGAAGAAGACAGCACGGACCCGGCGCTGCAGCCCAAATGCGACGCGTCGCTTCCGCCGGATGCGATTCTCTCCTCCAAGCTCAGCAAGGAACAGTTGGCGGAACTCTTCAAGTGA
- a CDS encoding ABC transporter permease, translating into MLTRSALSLKTPEGTGMQRKVPQSAQIIALTVLLIAIGSLVAPATISTTAVLSMLPFAAILALASLGQHLIIQQRGLDLSVAGCISLIAVLVTIGPGPGADGWSVLLYVILSLCAGLAIGAANGLVITFLRVPPLVTTIAMNSILIGLALVLSGGRPTAADQKLVAVSFGATLGAPNTIWILALAAAAMIFIMSSTVIGRRFIAVAVNDRAAHAIGVNVSRYRIATYMVAGLCYAVAAIVLAGYLSLPGIFVGNSYMLATVAAYVIAGNDVAGGRRGSFLATVVGALFLTYLDQFLLALNFTRSSQLILQAVIVLAGVGIPVLIKMASVMKGAAR; encoded by the coding sequence ATGCTCACCAGATCCGCGTTATCGCTCAAGACGCCGGAGGGGACCGGAATGCAGCGGAAAGTTCCGCAGTCCGCACAGATTATCGCGCTGACGGTACTGCTTATCGCCATCGGATCGCTCGTCGCGCCGGCGACCATCTCCACGACGGCCGTGCTGTCCATGCTGCCCTTCGCGGCAATTCTCGCACTCGCCTCATTGGGGCAACACCTGATTATCCAGCAGCGCGGGCTCGATCTTTCCGTGGCGGGCTGCATCTCGCTGATCGCCGTGCTCGTCACGATCGGGCCGGGTCCAGGCGCGGATGGCTGGTCCGTTCTGCTCTATGTGATCCTGAGCCTTTGTGCGGGATTGGCGATAGGAGCGGCAAACGGACTCGTCATCACATTCCTTCGGGTGCCGCCGCTTGTCACCACCATCGCCATGAACTCGATCCTGATCGGCCTTGCGCTCGTGCTTTCCGGCGGAAGGCCGACAGCCGCCGATCAAAAGCTGGTCGCCGTCTCGTTCGGAGCGACCCTCGGAGCCCCGAATACGATCTGGATCCTTGCGTTGGCCGCCGCGGCCATGATCTTCATCATGTCTTCGACTGTCATCGGCCGACGCTTTATCGCCGTTGCGGTCAACGACCGGGCGGCCCATGCGATCGGTGTCAACGTTTCCCGCTACAGGATCGCAACCTACATGGTGGCGGGCCTCTGCTATGCAGTCGCGGCTATCGTGCTCGCGGGATATCTTAGCCTGCCGGGCATCTTCGTCGGCAACAGCTATATGCTGGCAACCGTCGCGGCATATGTCATCGCGGGCAACGACGTGGCCGGAGGCCGCCGGGGCAGTTTCCTTGCCACTGTGGTAGGAGCGCTTTTCCTCACCTATCTCGATCAGTTTCTGCTCGCGCTGAATTTCACGCGTTCGTCGCAGCTCATCCTGCAGGCGGTCATCGTCCTGGCGGGCGTAGGCATTCCCGTCTTGATCAAGATGGCATCGGTAATGAAGGGGGCGGCACGATGA
- a CDS encoding ATP-binding cassette domain-containing protein: MNGLNLEKRNVANDAAPVLALEGIEKSYGAVRALRGVDLQLKPGEIHAIVGENGAGKSTLIGVAAGVVQANAGRILVNGAAVSEPDPLAMRDAGISVVFQHPALARDLTVLENLRLGVKSDRPVPTKASAQALIDRVSSDALRVGVDTRVSDLNLAQMHVVEIARALVSEPSVVVFDEPTEPFQQADVQRLFDVIRRLKVENVAIAYISHRLHEVMEIADCVTVLRDGEMVGHDRAGDLDIDKVITLIAGRPLDQIFPAKGRSPGSAVLSVAELTGKGFAGINIAVRSGEILGLAGVEGQGQRDFLRALAGLSRHEGSVVVDGRQRRITSPSAAQEAGMAFLSDDRHGEGLFLGLDIQENIGLRILERISSWGVVSSVSEARAAKDATSRLAVKAPSLGTRIANLSGGNQQKVLFARETYAGARVYLIDEPTKGVDIGSRSEIYQQIRALANEGAAVIVLSSDGVELEGLCDRVLVFARGQVVAELTGEAVNDDRITGASLTATVLRRDAQGGPARTKHSFFRSDYFPILVLCAMIALVVGMTAAGNPYFLDASNVTNLLVLVSVLAMVSCAQLGPILTGGIDLSVGPMAGFSLILASFFLGPDIPASSLIGYSLMILAIGGAVGVAQGALIAFAGLPAIVVTLASFIGLQGVSLILRPQPTGDITETLGELASASLFGLPVAFAFAVSIVLLLEIALFRTSAGRKIRAVGSDPDAAFRLGTSRIKSQLSAYGVSGMLAALAGLILAGQIGLGSASVGTDYTLLSVTVVVLSGASITGGRGSFLCVLFSALLVQSTTSASSFVQIDPAWQYVVVGVIAIVAASLFGLSRAGGAQNSSSHA, translated from the coding sequence ATGAACGGTCTCAACCTGGAAAAACGAAATGTCGCCAACGATGCTGCGCCGGTCTTGGCGCTCGAGGGCATCGAGAAATCCTATGGCGCCGTCCGTGCGCTCAGGGGTGTCGATCTTCAGCTCAAGCCAGGCGAGATCCATGCGATCGTCGGGGAGAACGGCGCCGGGAAATCGACGCTCATCGGAGTCGCGGCCGGTGTGGTGCAGGCGAATGCCGGCCGGATTCTCGTGAATGGCGCGGCAGTCTCCGAGCCCGATCCGCTCGCGATGCGAGACGCCGGGATTTCCGTGGTCTTCCAGCATCCGGCATTGGCACGAGATTTGACGGTCCTTGAGAATTTGCGGCTCGGAGTGAAATCGGACCGTCCCGTTCCGACCAAGGCTTCCGCACAGGCGCTGATCGACAGGGTTTCAAGCGATGCGCTGCGCGTCGGCGTCGATACGCGCGTAAGCGATCTGAACCTTGCGCAGATGCACGTGGTGGAAATCGCCCGCGCGCTTGTCTCCGAACCGTCTGTCGTCGTTTTCGACGAGCCGACCGAACCCTTCCAGCAAGCGGACGTCCAAAGGCTTTTCGACGTCATACGCCGACTGAAGGTGGAAAACGTCGCGATCGCCTACATCTCCCACCGGCTCCACGAAGTGATGGAGATCGCGGATTGCGTGACGGTCCTGCGAGACGGGGAAATGGTAGGGCACGACCGGGCCGGCGATCTTGATATCGACAAGGTGATCACGCTCATCGCCGGCCGGCCGCTGGATCAGATCTTCCCCGCGAAGGGCCGTTCGCCCGGGTCGGCCGTTCTGTCCGTCGCGGAACTGACCGGCAAGGGATTCGCGGGAATCAACATCGCCGTCCGATCGGGGGAAATCCTGGGATTGGCGGGCGTGGAAGGACAGGGACAGCGAGACTTCCTTCGCGCCCTGGCAGGTCTGAGCCGGCACGAGGGATCCGTTGTCGTCGACGGACGGCAGAGGCGCATCACTTCGCCTTCGGCCGCGCAGGAGGCCGGTATGGCCTTTCTTTCCGATGACCGGCACGGTGAGGGATTGTTCCTCGGGCTGGATATCCAGGAAAATATCGGCCTTCGGATCCTTGAGCGGATCTCGTCATGGGGTGTCGTCAGCAGCGTGTCTGAAGCCCGCGCGGCGAAGGATGCCACCAGCCGGCTTGCGGTGAAGGCGCCGTCGCTGGGCACGAGGATCGCCAACCTCTCAGGCGGAAACCAGCAGAAGGTGCTGTTTGCCCGTGAGACCTATGCCGGCGCGCGTGTCTATCTGATCGACGAGCCGACGAAGGGCGTGGATATCGGCTCGCGCTCCGAGATCTACCAGCAGATCCGGGCGCTGGCGAACGAAGGCGCCGCGGTGATTGTCCTGTCGTCGGACGGGGTCGAGCTGGAAGGCCTCTGCGATCGGGTCCTGGTGTTCGCGCGAGGGCAGGTCGTCGCCGAGTTGACCGGCGAGGCGGTGAACGATGACAGGATTACCGGCGCGTCGTTGACGGCGACGGTATTGCGGCGCGATGCGCAAGGGGGACCAGCGAGGACCAAGCACTCGTTCTTCCGCAGCGATTATTTTCCCATCCTGGTGCTTTGCGCGATGATCGCGCTCGTGGTCGGCATGACGGCGGCAGGCAACCCGTATTTCCTCGACGCGTCGAATGTCACCAACCTGCTGGTCCTCGTTTCGGTGCTCGCGATGGTGTCGTGCGCCCAGCTCGGCCCGATCCTCACCGGCGGCATCGATCTCTCCGTCGGGCCGATGGCCGGCTTCTCGCTGATACTGGCCTCGTTCTTTCTCGGCCCCGATATTCCGGCATCGTCCCTGATCGGATACTCGCTGATGATCCTGGCGATCGGCGGGGCTGTCGGCGTCGCGCAAGGAGCGTTGATCGCTTTCGCGGGTTTGCCGGCGATCGTCGTCACCCTTGCGTCCTTCATCGGCCTGCAGGGCGTCTCGCTTATCCTGCGGCCGCAGCCGACGGGCGACATCACGGAGACGCTCGGCGAGTTGGCGTCCGCCAGTCTGTTCGGGCTGCCCGTCGCGTTCGCGTTCGCGGTCTCGATCGTCCTGCTTCTGGAGATCGCGCTCTTCAGGACATCGGCCGGCCGCAAGATCCGGGCAGTGGGGTCCGATCCGGACGCGGCGTTCAGGCTGGGTACCAGCAGGATCAAAAGCCAGCTCTCCGCCTACGGCGTTTCCGGGATGCTGGCGGCCCTCGCAGGACTTATCCTTGCCGGTCAGATCGGCTTGGGCTCCGCAAGCGTCGGAACGGACTACACCCTTCTGAGCGTGACGGTCGTCGTCCTTAGCGGAGCGAGCATTACGGGCGGCCGCGGCTCGTTCCTGTGCGTCCTTTTCAGCGCCCTGCTCGTCCAGTCGACGACCAGCGCATCCTCGTTCGTCCAGATCGACCCGGCCTGGCAGTACGTCGTCGTCGGCGTCATCGCCATCGTGGCGGCGTCGCTGTTCGGCCTCTCGCGCGCAGGCGGCGCGCAAAATTCATCCAGTCACGCATAG
- a CDS encoding SDR family NAD(P)-dependent oxidoreductase, translated as MRLEGKRAIVTGSADGIGRAIADGLSREGARVVLIDVKEPAGRLLEGQIFERMDISNPADWQRVVADAVERWSGVDVLVNNAAIINYQSVHEIVLDDWNRSIAVNQTGPMLGMREVIPVMQKLGGGSIINVTSSWALVAAPGVAAYHATKGALRMMTRNAAVTYAGDRIRVNAIVPGIVRTPLTDAQPDVTASVVAKTPLGLSEPHEIAAGAVFLASDESSAVTGADFMMDGGYTVQ; from the coding sequence ATGAGACTTGAAGGAAAGCGGGCAATCGTCACGGGATCCGCCGACGGGATAGGGCGAGCGATCGCTGACGGTCTGAGCCGCGAAGGTGCAAGGGTGGTTCTGATCGACGTCAAGGAGCCTGCAGGGCGGCTACTTGAAGGCCAGATCTTCGAGCGCATGGACATTTCCAACCCCGCCGATTGGCAGCGTGTCGTCGCTGACGCCGTAGAGCGATGGAGCGGCGTCGACGTTCTGGTGAACAACGCGGCCATCATCAATTATCAGTCCGTTCACGAGATCGTTCTCGATGACTGGAACAGGTCGATCGCCGTCAACCAGACGGGTCCGATGCTCGGGATGCGGGAGGTCATTCCGGTCATGCAGAAACTCGGCGGCGGCTCCATCATCAATGTGACGTCGAGCTGGGCGCTCGTGGCGGCTCCGGGTGTCGCGGCCTACCATGCCACCAAGGGCGCGTTGCGGATGATGACGAGGAATGCGGCCGTAACCTATGCCGGGGATCGCATCAGGGTGAATGCGATCGTGCCGGGAATCGTGCGCACGCCGCTGACCGACGCTCAACCGGACGTCACGGCCAGCGTGGTCGCGAAGACCCCGTTGGGCCTGTCCGAGCCGCACGAGATCGCGGCGGGTGCCGTATTCCTGGCCAGTGACGAATCCTCGGCGGTGACCGGCGCGGATTTCATGATGGACGGCGGATACACCGTTCAATGA